From the Cryptosporidium parvum Iowa II chromosome 2, whole genome shotgun sequence genome, one window contains:
- a CDS encoding Yd1036cp-like RluD, S4+type 1 pseudouridine synthase codes for MNSNNTFTIYSELNVEISSSDAKTLKIIKKNYNDKEVEDYVVVVPPYMFEYESFCKLRWRDRTLRDLFLNEFRTRPIEEYLRLIDQRRLSVNDTPVNSLDYIVRNGDKIKHRSLFIELPVAIDKVKILYDSSTLLAVFKPCGIPCHPQGRFNKLSLTKLIQSEYLSKLNTNSTYIHPINRLDRVTSGLVLLSKDSSTTKNLSSKVQFAHKYYLAMINESTSNFISHISQSSIEGVSIRELSLDESHGITSHVIKCEIGLKTLKDREGESLITRIDSSENSKYSLTYFFPLISCLDINEAKKQKINETDKYSILLCKPITGRTHQIRAHLKYIGFPIVRDILYSDKVLPGTKLNTSSFKFTDSNLSARCIYNIKDLEVEELLEFPLQKKYFGGGGSMSLDSSDGLAHVEYFVEPPIGICLHSLLYILPPSVPTEKYLIFKCEVLPDWIAKNTNLNIARVLEDWPYWNKSILSELKNNKLGLL; via the coding sequence ATGAATTCAAATAACACCTTTACAATATATAGTGAATTGAATGTTGAAATCTCGTCCAGTGATGCAAAAACactaaaaattataaaaaaaaattataatgatAAAGAAGTTGAAGACTACGTCGTTGTTGTTCCTCCATATATGTTTGAATACGAATCGTTTTGTAAATTAAGATGGAGAGACAGAACCTTAAGAGACTTGTTTCTGAACGAGTTTAGAACCAGACCTATAGAAGAATACCTGAGATTAATCGACCAAAGAAGACTAAGTGTTAATGATACACCTGTTAATTCATTAGACTATATTGTTCGCAATGGTGACAAAATTAAACACAGATCGCTATTTATAGAACTTCCTGTTGCGATAGATAAAGTTAAAATATTGTATGATTCTTCTACCTTATTGGCAGTTTTTAAGCCTTGTGGCATTCCATGCCATCCTCAAGGAAGGTTCAATAAACTTTCACttacaaaattaattcaatcaGAATATCTTTCAAAATTGAACACTAACAGTACTTATATTCATCCGATAAATAGACTTGATAGAGTTACATCTGGCCTTGTATTGCTTAGTAAAGATTCTTCAACAActaaaaatttatcatcAAAAGTCCAGTTTGCacataaatattatttagcTATGATAAATGAGAGCACTTCAAACTTTATTTCTCATATTTCCCAGAGTAGCATTGAAGGCGTGAGCATTAGGGAGCTATCTCTGGATGAATCACACGGAATCACAAGCCATGTAATCAAATGCGAGATTGGACTTAAAACGTTAAAAGACAGAGAAGGCGAATCATTAATAACAAGAATCGACAGTTCAGAAAATAGTAAGTACTCTCTGACATATTTTTTCCCTCTAATTTCATGTTTGGACATAAACGAGgcaaaaaaacaaaaaataaatgaaacAGATAAGTATTCTATTTTGCTTTGTAAACCAATTACTGGAAGAACACATCAAATAAGGGCTCATTTGAAGTATATTGGATTTCCTATCGTTCGAGATATTCTTTATAGTGATAAAGTTTTACCAGGAACTAAATTAAATACCTCAAGTTTTAAGTTCACGGACTCAAATTTGTCAGCTAGATGTATATATAACATAAAAGATCTAGAAGTTGAAGAGCTATTAGAATTCCCTTTACAAAAAAAGTACTTTGGTGGAGGTGGTTCTATGTCATTAGATTCCTCTGATGGACTTGCACATGTCGAATATTTTGTAGAACCTCCAATAGGAATATGCCTTCActcattattatatattttaccGCCTAGTGTACCCACcgaaaaatatttgatttttaaaTGCGAAGTTTTGCCCGATTGGATAGCTAAGAATACAAACTTAAATATTGCAAGAGTCCTGGAAGATTGGCCTTACTGGAACAAGTCGATACTAagtgaattaaaaaataataaattaggATTGTTATAG
- a CDS encoding SSM4 like RING finger protein, which translates to MYMEEGFLNIYNKECRFCFGVETDHSPLITPCECKGTQAYIHLNCLYKWQRLQINRPWSSRFCSVCLHPYSIPRNTHFVFFQGSRIKLFYCGIFSTYIKLFFAVFAIANLQVFSDLSPHLGNLSFFSILGFIFSFFLYYNSRKRIFINNLQADSS; encoded by the coding sequence atgtatatGGAAGAGggttttttaaatatatacaaCAAAGAATGTAGATTTTGCTTTGGAGTAGAAACAGATCACTCTCCATTGATAACTCCTTGTGAATGCAAGGGAACTCAAGCATATATCCATTTAAACTGTTTATATAAATGGCAAAGGCTGCAAATCAACAGACCATGGTCAAGCAGATTTTGTAGCGTTTGCCTTCATCCATATTCAATACCAAGAAACACgcattttgttttttttcaagGTTCTAGAATCAAACTCTTTTATTGCggaatattttcaacttacattaaattattttttgcgGTTTTTGCCATAGCCAATTTGCAGGTATTTAGTGATTTATCTCCTCATTTAGGTAacttatcttttttttctatattgGGATTTATTTTCTCATTCTTTTTGTATTATAATTCGAGGAAGAGAATATTCATAAATAACTTACAAGCCGATTCAAGTTGA
- a CDS encoding ximpact ortholog conserved protein seen in bacteria and eukaryotes, with product VFCKFKLVTFFNFLIFLQSEYLDGILEIKISIPFGYPLEASSFCISSWYFDVHYLTNSEELPQSKNISLTSNTFKQLKELIETRVESKTPILFEIIDILISCNIDHEKYKTKSSIKEQRIETNHFDQFDGDKIFGVTHGEPIIDRKSVFQAHACKVETVEQVKKVIKWLLSNPKIAKATHNIWSYRIFKEKNFAEVTEGSFPIGYDIISQDHDSDGENAAGGRLQHLLEITNAKNVFVMVSRWYGGIQLGPDRFKHINNAARLILEKSGLITRSGTFYKPQSNKNKKNQI from the coding sequence GTATTTTGTAAGTTTAAACTCGTaacttttttcaattttttaatatttcttcagTCGGAATATCTTGATGGGATCTtggaaattaaaattagCATTCCATTTGGATACCCCTTAGAAGCGTCTTCTTTTTGTATATCTTCATGGTATTTTGACGTTCATTATTTAACAAATTCAGAAGAATTACCgcaatcaaaaaatatctCTCTAACTTCCAATACATTCAAGCAGTTAAAGGAACTAATTGAAACAAGAGTAGAAAGCAAAACCCCAATTTTATTTGAGATAATTGACATTTTGATTTCCTGTAATATTGATCACGAGAAATATAAAACAAAATCAAGTATTAAAGAACAAAGAATTGAAACTAACCACTTTGATCAATTTGATGGAGATAAAATTTTTGGTGTAACGCATGGCGAACCTATAATTGATCGAAAAAGTGTTTTCCAAGCTCATGCGTGTAAGGTAGAAACAGTTGAACAAGTTAAAAAAGTTATCAAATGGTTGCTTTCGAACCCAAAGATTGCTAAAGCAACGCACAATATTTGGTCATATAGAATATTCAAGGAGAAAAATTTCGCAGAAGTAACTGAAGGATCTTTCCCCATTGGGTACGATATCATATCACAAGATCACGACTCGGATGGCGAGAATGCAGCAGGAGGCAGACTTCAACATCTTCTTGAAATTACTAATGCAAAGAATGTATTCGTTATGGTGTCTAGATGGTACGGGGGTATTCAACTAGGGCCAGACAGGTTTAaacatattaataatgcTGCAAGGCTGATCTTAGAAAAATCGGGCTTAATAACTAGATCGGGGACTTTTTATAAACCGCAATCgaataaaaacaaaaagaatcaaatttaa
- a CDS encoding ATPase, class II, type 9B, with protein MQKYEEKSPLIRTNKSSFSIFSFFNSLLFKPSLSYSERSIHLSGRTLPSKFVPNVVCNQKYSLITFIPKVLFDQFSNFFNFFYLIVALFQLIPELRTGPLFTYIAPLLLVLSITIGKEAIDDFKRYKRDKEFNNKKYRKITRNGIQEIRSSDIKVGDLIEINTNDRIPADILFLRTNDPTGTVFVRTDQLDGETDWKVKRALGITQHLETLDDIFSLEIIANIEGPKKDIYVFNGTIQYYEQNITSSFNPDDSGSFFNSQISVGNLSAANLEKNISEYGAGTAIQPVVEPLMLDNTIWANSVLTCGKIYGLVIYTGIESRSLMNTCTKSLRTKVGLLDNQVNTLSKILFLLLIITSFVLVFCKGFDTLWYVSFARFMLLLSSIIPISLRVNLEMAKIVFSSQINNDKNMKSVTVRSSIPEELGRIDYLLTDKTGTLTQNYMIVQTLHIGHAIFHQENFSEIVDALQYVQKGRVNIEKEERIIIDTMDNIPTFPIISSNPTIWNNSNNTLHLQNFMLGIALCHNIFPRSSIDANLSNENRNNSAEDILDNNLGSDECMVDLNQKHIVYQSSSPDEIALINFAASLGLRLVSRSNENMDLDLEKLYLGDHLRNSMESGLYKNEKNFPVRLSFKILACFPFCSSSKRMGILLEFKGRYIYFCKGAESVMIELLRQKGSGWLMEECTNLARLGLRTLVFSYKIISKEEYEVFNSVYSFPCTSLLQRDKNLNSSRKILESNMELLGLTGVEDKLQIDVPLTLEAFRYAGIKIWLLTGDKLETALCIAISAGLKPKYLNFYILESKYLKHNVNFTEKLLQVEELKYQLQRYINESANSNVLVVEGSILSLCIKYCPFLLIHAASLSPAVVWCRCSPSQKKDLVLLLKEYHLKYLKLCESNALISLDDLDSLSNKDLTYGQNDGESAKNRENSKTCSVKRRINEAKSGYNRNNNKNLNMFSFDELNSKSFGINNFPKLAESVGNIDEWGNDSGPMSNYSKQNTLSFVQTESKRIYNLANVSENARTCRICAVGDGGNDVGMIQAADIGIGIVGKEGQQAANAADISIHEFADLRPLFLWHGRHAYQNSAKLAHFVIHRGLIIAFMQCVFSALFYFIPVALFQGWLAVGYATYYTMAPVFSLVFDVDVNRSTALLYPELYRHLKAGRVMSTKTFFCWVWKSLYQGTVIMLGAFVLFKDNILMNLVAITFTSLILSEILNVVTEIHYWNEVIISSCIISILIYFASFFLLESHFDLQFIFTFIFWGKICVLTSISWGPILLYKLIKKTIHPPRYYKLMQH; from the coding sequence ATGCAAaaatatgaagaaaaatcGCCGTTAATAAGAACAAATAAAAGCAGTTTCtcaatcttttctttttttaactcTCTACTTTTTAAACCTAGCTTGAGCTATTCTGAAAGGAGTATTCATTTAAGCGGAAGAACATTGCCTTCAAAATTTGTGCCAAATGTAGTTTGTAATCAAAAGTACTCACTCATAACCTTTATTCCAAAAGTATTATTTGACCAATTTagtaatttcttcaatttcttctatCTAATTGTGGCACTATTTCAACTTATTCCCGAACTCAGAACTGGCCCTCTATTTACATATATCGCTCCGCTATTACTAGTACTATCAATTACAATCGGAAAAGAAGCAATTGACGATTTTAAGAGATATAAGAGAGACAAAGAGTTCAATAACAAGAAATATCGTAAAATTACTAGGAATGGAATTCAAGAAATACGTTCATCTGATATTAAGGTTGGAGACTTGatagaaattaatacaaatgACAGAATACCTGCAGATATACTCTTTCTAAGAACCAACGATCCAACTGGTACGGTATTTGTCAGAACAGATCAATTGGATGGTGAAACTGACTGGAAAGTTAAACGTGCACTAGGAATTACTCAGCACTTGGAAACTTTGGATGATATTTTTAGTTTAGAAATTATTGCAAACATTGAAGGACCAAAAAAGGATATATATGTTTTTAATGGAACTATTCAATATTACGAGCAGAATATTACTAGCTCATTTAATCCTGATGATAGCGGCTCCTTTTTCAATTCACAAATATCTGTTGGAAACTTAAGCGCTGCAAATCTAGAAAAGAATATCTCTGAATATGGAGCCGGCACAGCAATACAGCCAGTAGTAGAACCCCTTATGCTTGATAATACTATCTGGGCAAATAGTGTTTTAACGTGTGGAAAGATATATGGATTAGTTATTTACACTGGTATTGAAAGTAGGTCTCTGATGAATACATGCACAAAGAGTTTACGTACAAAAGTTGGATTACTTGACAACCAAGTAAATACATTGTCaaagattttatttttattgctTATAATCACATCTTTTGTTCTTGTATTTTGCAAAGGTTTTGATACACTATGGTATGTTTCATTTGCTAGATTtatgttattattatcttccATAATCCCAATATCACTAAGAGTTAACCTAGAAATGGCTAAAATTGTATTTTCATCCCAGATAAATAATGACAAAAATATGAAGAGTGTAACAGTAAGGTCGAGCATTCCAGAAGAGCTTGGAAGgattgattatttattaacaGACAAAACTGGAACTTTAACACAAAATTATATGATAGTCCAGACATTACACATTGGTCATGCAATCTTTCACCAAGAAaatttttctgaaattgTGGATGCGCTGCAATATGTGCAAAAGGGACGAGTAAACATTgagaaagaagaaagaatcATTATAGACACTATGGATAATATTCCAACTTTTCCCATTATTAGCAGTAATCCAACCATTTGGAATAACTCCAATAATACTCTTCATCTACAAAACTTTATGTTAGGGATAGCTTTATGCCATAATATCTTCCCTAGATCTTCTATTGATGCTAACTTAAGTAATGAAAACAGAAATAACTCAGCAGAAGACATTTTAGATAATAACTTGGGATCTGATGAGTGTATGGTTgatttgaatcaaaaacATATAGTATATCAATCTTCTTCTCCTGATGAAATTGCACTAATTAATTTCGCAGCAAGCTTGGGGCTCAGACTAGTTAGTAGatcaaatgaaaatatggACTTAGACTTGGAAAAACTTTATTTAGGTGACCACTTAAGAAATTCTATGGAAAGTGGTCTgtataaaaatgaaaaaaattttccAGTTAGGCTTTCTTTCAAAATCCTAGCATGCTTCCCTTTTTGTAGCTCCTCAAAGCGTATGGGAATTTTATTAGAGTTTAAGGGtagatatatatatttttgcAAAGGCGCAGAAAGCGTAATGATTGAATTGCTCCGTCAAAAAGGGTCTGGATGGCTTATGGAAGAATGTACAAACTTGGCTAGGCTTGGGCTAAGGACTCTAGTATTTTCTTACAagattatttcaaaagaagaatatgAGGTTTTTAACAGTGTGTATTCTTTTCCATGCACTAGCTTATTACAAAGAGACAAAAATCTTAATAGCTCcagaaaaatattagaGAGCAACATGGAATTATTGGGTTTAACTGGAGTAGAAGATAAACTTCAGATCGATGTGCCGCTTACGCTTGAAGCATTTAGGTACGCAGGTATTAAAATTTGGCTTCTTACGGGCGATAAGCTTGAGACTGCTCTTTGTATTGCAATTTCTGCTGGGCTAAAACCAAAGTATTTAaacttttatattttagagtctaaatatttaaaacatAATGTTAATTTTACCGAAAAGCTACTCCAAGTAGAAGAATTAAAGTATCAGCTCCAAAGGTACATAAATGAATCTGCAAATAGCAATGTTCTGGTTGTAGAAGGTTCAATTTTAAGCCTATGCATAAAATATTGCCCATTTTTGCTTATACATGCAGCATCCCTATCTCCTGCAGTTGTATGGTGTAGATGCTCTCCAtctcaaaaaaaagatCTTGTTCTTCTTCTAAAAGAATATCatctaaaatatttaaaactaTGCGAGTCAAATGCTCTAATTTCTTTAGATGATTTAGATTCTTTAAGTAATAAAGATCTAACATATGGCCAAAATGATGGTGAGTCAGCAAAAAATAGGGAGAACTCAAAAACTTGTTCTGTCAAGAGGCGTATTAATGAAGCCAAAAGTGGTTACAATAGAAACAATAACAAAAACTTAAATATGTTCAGCTTTGATGAACTAAACTCTAAATCCTTTGGGATAAATAATTTCCCAAAACTAGCAGAATCTGTAggaaatattgatgaatGGGGCAACGATTCAGGTCCAATGAGTAATTACAGTAAGCAAAACACATTATCTTTTGTACAAACAGAATCCAAGAGGATATATAATTTAGCAAATGTTTCAGAAAATGCTAGAACATGTAGGATATGTGCTGTTGGAGATGGGGGGAATGATGTGGGAATGATTCAGGCAGCTGATATTGGAATTGGGATAGTTGGGAAGGAGGGGCAACAAGCAGCAAATGCAGCAGATATTAGTATACATGAATTTGCTGATTTAAGACCACTCTTTCTTTGGCATGGGCGTCATGCATATCAGAATAGTGCAAAGCTGGCGCACTTCGTGATTCATAGAGGATTAATTATTGCTTTCATGCAGTGCGTGTTTTCTGcacttttttattttattccaGTAGCGCTTTTCCAAGGGTGGCTAGCGGTTGGTTACGCAACATATTATACAATGGCACCTGTATTCTCATTGGTTTTTGATGTTGATGTTAATAGGTCAACTGCTCTATTATACCCCGAGCTATATCGGCATTTGAAGGCTGGTCGAGTTATGTCAACAAAAACTTTTTTCTGTTGGGTCTGGAAATCATTATATCAAGGAACCGTAATTATGTTGGGAGCATTTGTACTTTTCAAAGATAATATCCTTATGAATCTTGTTGCAATTACATTCACGTCTTTGATACTATCAGAAATTTTAAATGTTGTTACCGAAATTCATTATTGGAATGAAGTCATAATATCATCTTgtataatttcaatattaatttattttgcaTCATTTTTCCTCTTAGAGAGTCACTTCGATCTTCAGTTCATTTTTACCTTTATATTTTGGGGTAAAATTTGTGTTCTCACCTCTATTTCATGGGGTCCAATACTTCTATACaaattaatcaagaaaaCGATTCATCCCCCCAGATATTATAAGTTGATGCAACATtag